One part of the Vogesella sp. LIG4 genome encodes these proteins:
- a CDS encoding ABC transporter substrate-binding protein, with amino-acid sequence MKKLTLAIMLACAAGTVAAKDWKVIRFGVNASYAPFESRSPSGQLIGFDIDLGNALCAKLKARCVWVENAWDGIIPGLQAKKFDAILSSMAVTDKRLQQISFTEKIYNVPPRLVAKKGSTLLPTIEQLRGKRIGVEQGSTSEAYAKAYWEPQGVTVSSYQTQDQVYQDLTSGRVDAAFQSSVQADIGFLKTAAGRDYAFAGGGVSDAKILGVGAAIGLRKDDGDLAQLLNRALNELHKDGTYQRISQKYFSFDIY; translated from the coding sequence ATGAAGAAACTCACCCTGGCCATCATGCTGGCCTGCGCCGCCGGTACGGTGGCAGCCAAGGACTGGAAAGTCATCCGCTTTGGCGTCAACGCCAGCTATGCGCCGTTCGAATCGCGCTCGCCCAGCGGGCAGCTGATCGGCTTCGACATCGACCTGGGCAATGCGCTGTGCGCAAAACTGAAGGCGCGCTGCGTGTGGGTGGAAAACGCCTGGGACGGCATCATCCCGGGGCTGCAGGCCAAGAAGTTCGACGCCATCCTGTCGTCGATGGCGGTAACCGACAAGCGCCTGCAGCAGATCTCGTTTACCGAGAAGATCTACAACGTGCCGCCGCGGCTGGTGGCCAAGAAGGGCAGCACCCTGCTGCCGACCATCGAACAGCTGCGCGGCAAGCGCATCGGCGTGGAGCAGGGCTCCACCTCCGAAGCCTACGCCAAGGCCTACTGGGAGCCGCAGGGCGTTACCGTCAGCTCCTACCAGACCCAGGACCAGGTGTACCAGGACCTGACCTCCGGCCGGGTGGATGCGGCGTTCCAGTCGTCGGTGCAGGCCGACATCGGCTTTCTCAAGACCGCTGCCGGGCGTGACTACGCCTTTGCCGGCGGCGGCGTGAGCGATGCCAAAATCCTGGGCGTGGGGGCCGCCATCGGCCTGCGCAAGGACGACGGCGACCTGGCGCAGCTGTTGAACCGCGCGCTGAACGAACTGCACAAGGACGGCACCTACCAGCGCATTTCCCAGAAATATTTCTCCTTCGACATCTACTAA
- a CDS encoding amidohydrolase family protein — MHQSIWLRNVRPYGGAAEDIEIVNGRIGQRRAAQNGPLAGGDIDGGGRLLTLPLVDAHTHLDKTLWSLPWHSHTAGDSLQSLIDNERRILRETSVPIAVRAGALLEHCIARGTQLLRCHVDADPALGWEHIEATLQLRERYADLIDIEFVTFPQGGLTIRPGALQLMRQAVEAGMEVVGGLDPCGIDKDPIAHLTQIFELAREYGRGVDIHLHDGGELGLWQVARICDFTERYQRQGKVVISHGFCLGMRPWDEVAPLAARLAANGISIATTAPGEVEAPPFDALSAAGVNICLGNDGIRDAWSPLGNGDMLERVMLQAYRFYVRTDAGLQAAFDAGSVNGARAMGRSDFGLEAGQRASFLLFDAETLGEAIVMRPPDRTVIRDGRVIARGGKLLESRLPGA; from the coding sequence ATGCATCAATCCATCTGGCTGCGCAATGTGCGCCCCTACGGCGGCGCGGCCGAAGACATCGAAATCGTGAACGGCCGCATCGGCCAGCGGCGTGCCGCGCAGAACGGCCCGCTGGCCGGCGGCGACATCGACGGCGGCGGGCGGCTGCTCACCCTGCCGCTGGTGGACGCGCACACCCACCTCGACAAGACGCTGTGGAGCCTGCCCTGGCACTCGCACACTGCCGGCGACAGCCTGCAGTCGCTGATCGACAACGAGCGGCGCATCCTGCGCGAAACCAGCGTGCCGATCGCCGTGCGCGCCGGCGCGTTGCTGGAACACTGCATCGCCCGCGGCACCCAGTTGCTGCGCTGCCACGTGGATGCCGACCCGGCGCTGGGCTGGGAGCACATCGAGGCCACGCTGCAGCTGCGCGAGCGCTATGCCGACCTGATCGACATCGAATTCGTGACCTTCCCGCAGGGCGGGCTGACCATTCGCCCCGGCGCGCTGCAGCTGATGCGCCAGGCGGTGGAGGCCGGCATGGAGGTAGTGGGCGGGCTGGACCCATGCGGCATCGACAAGGACCCGATTGCCCACCTGACGCAGATTTTCGAGCTGGCGCGCGAGTACGGCCGCGGCGTGGACATCCACCTGCACGACGGCGGCGAGCTGGGGCTGTGGCAGGTGGCGCGCATCTGCGACTTCACCGAGCGCTACCAGCGCCAGGGCAAGGTAGTCATCAGTCACGGCTTCTGCCTGGGCATGCGCCCGTGGGACGAGGTGGCACCGTTGGCCGCACGGCTGGCGGCAAACGGCATCTCCATCGCCACCACCGCGCCGGGCGAAGTGGAAGCACCGCCGTTCGATGCGCTCAGCGCCGCCGGCGTCAACATCTGCCTGGGTAACGACGGCATCCGCGATGCCTGGTCGCCGCTGGGCAACGGCGACATGCTGGAGCGGGTGATGCTGCAGGCCTACCGCTTCTATGTGCGCACCGATGCCGGCCTGCAGGCCGCCTTCGATGCCGGCAGCGTCAACGGCGCCCGGGCGATGGGCCGCAGCGACTTCGGCCTGGAGGCGGGGCAGCGTGCCAGCTTCCTGCTGTTCGATGCCGAGACCCTGGGCGAGGCCATCGTGATGCGCCCGCCGGATCGCACGGTGATCCGCGACGGCAGGGTGATCGCCCGCGGCGGCAAGCTGCTGGAAAGCCGCCTGCCTGGCGCGTAA
- a CDS encoding MFS transporter, producing MMVGDKTGQAVGRGALRTFCVSGMGTALEFYDFVIYGYAAALVFPQVFFPGMDKLVATLIAFAAFGTGFFARPVGGMVFGHFGDKYGRQKVLVATLLLMGASTFLIGCLPGYGSIGVAAPALLVVLRLIQGFAAGGEWGGAALFGIEQAPEGRRGLWGSFTSMGIGIGFLLGAGVFAIISEATNNQLADFAWRIPFWLGGLLVLVGMYARMRNLGQHGDSHAKAGKLPLLEVLRHHPRALLLSAGVAFGYITIAYIGSTFLVSYATQLGYSDAQSLVFDLINSATIIVSAPLCGHLSDKYGRKPVMIFGAVAMAAWFFAFFPLVQLKQWELTLFAYGMVGVLMGVTQGPIPAFLGEQFPRRVRYSGISSAYQLGAALGGGTASSIATAILILTNKSPLGVALYGAAALALLALCSYGLRETARLSLQDIDEQQPARPRATRPASA from the coding sequence ATGATGGTTGGAGACAAAACAGGGCAGGCTGTCGGGCGCGGCGCGCTGCGCACCTTCTGCGTGTCCGGCATGGGCACGGCGCTGGAATTCTACGATTTCGTGATCTACGGCTATGCGGCGGCACTGGTGTTCCCGCAAGTGTTCTTTCCGGGCATGGACAAGCTGGTGGCCACGCTGATCGCCTTTGCCGCCTTCGGCACCGGCTTCTTTGCCCGGCCGGTGGGTGGCATGGTGTTCGGCCACTTTGGCGACAAGTATGGCCGGCAGAAAGTGCTGGTGGCCACGCTGCTGCTGATGGGCGCCAGCACCTTCCTGATCGGCTGTCTGCCCGGCTACGGCAGCATCGGCGTTGCCGCACCGGCGCTGCTGGTGGTGCTGCGCCTGATCCAGGGCTTTGCCGCCGGCGGCGAGTGGGGCGGGGCGGCGCTGTTCGGCATCGAGCAGGCGCCGGAAGGGCGTCGCGGGCTGTGGGGCAGCTTCACCAGCATGGGTATCGGCATCGGCTTCCTGCTGGGCGCCGGGGTGTTCGCCATCATCAGCGAAGCCACCAACAACCAGCTGGCCGATTTTGCCTGGCGCATTCCGTTCTGGCTGGGTGGCCTGCTGGTGCTGGTAGGAATGTATGCCCGCATGCGCAACCTCGGCCAGCATGGCGACAGCCACGCCAAGGCGGGAAAACTGCCGCTGCTGGAAGTGTTGCGCCACCACCCGCGGGCGCTGCTGCTGAGCGCGGGCGTGGCCTTCGGCTACATCACCATTGCCTATATCGGCAGCACCTTCCTGGTGTCCTACGCCACCCAGCTGGGCTATAGCGATGCCCAGTCCCTGGTGTTCGACCTGATCAACTCCGCCACCATCATCGTGTCGGCACCGCTGTGCGGCCACCTGTCCGACAAGTACGGCCGCAAGCCGGTGATGATCTTCGGCGCCGTGGCCATGGCGGCGTGGTTCTTTGCCTTCTTCCCGCTGGTGCAGCTCAAGCAGTGGGAGCTGACGCTGTTTGCCTATGGCATGGTCGGCGTGCTGATGGGCGTGACCCAGGGGCCGATTCCCGCCTTCCTCGGCGAGCAGTTCCCCCGGCGTGTGCGCTACTCCGGCATCTCCTCTGCCTACCAGCTGGGCGCGGCACTGGGCGGCGGCACCGCCTCCAGCATTGCCACCGCCATCCTGATCCTCACCAACAAGAGCCCGCTGGGCGTGGCGCTGTACGGCGCGGCGGCGCTGGCGCTACTGGCACTGTGCAGCTACGGCCTGCGTGAAACCGCGCGGCTGAGCCTGCAGGACATCGACGAACAGCAGCCGGCCCGCCCGCGCGCTACCCGCCCGGCCTCGGCCTGA
- a CDS encoding polyamine ABC transporter substrate-binding protein → MYKHRAAKLALGMALAAASLTTLAAAKPAAGLNVFNWGDFIARDTVANFEKLFGTHAEYDTYDSDDVLQAKLLVGHTGYDIVVPSSGSLAKQIEIGLYQKLDKRKIPNLANLDPTLMKMLSAADPGGQYGVPWAYAATGIGYNVAAAKKAFGDKVPDGWSLVFDPAQLGKLKGCGVSFLDSPGSMFPAVLQYLHKDPNSTNPADYQAALAVLQKVRPYVRQFNSSSYINDLANNDVCVAVGWSGDVGIAGRRAREAGRPYDIRYLNPKEGGFMWFDVMVIPRDAPHADMAHKWINYILDPKVSASITSEVYYPTANRLARQHLPVSIINDPTVFPPQAELLKMAVMKQVPPEIQRLQSRLWQKLKSGN, encoded by the coding sequence ATGTACAAGCATCGCGCAGCAAAACTGGCCCTGGGCATGGCACTGGCCGCCGCCAGCCTGACAACGTTGGCCGCAGCCAAGCCGGCCGCCGGTCTCAACGTCTTCAACTGGGGGGATTTCATTGCCAGGGACACGGTGGCCAATTTCGAGAAGCTGTTCGGCACCCATGCCGAGTACGACACCTACGACAGCGACGACGTGCTGCAGGCCAAGCTGCTGGTGGGCCACACCGGCTACGACATCGTGGTGCCCAGCTCCGGCTCGCTGGCCAAGCAGATCGAGATCGGCCTGTACCAGAAGCTGGACAAGCGCAAGATTCCCAACCTGGCCAACCTCGACCCCACGCTGATGAAAATGCTGTCCGCCGCCGACCCCGGCGGCCAGTACGGCGTGCCGTGGGCCTATGCCGCCACCGGCATCGGCTACAACGTGGCAGCGGCGAAAAAGGCATTCGGCGACAAGGTGCCGGATGGCTGGAGCCTGGTGTTCGACCCGGCGCAGCTGGGCAAGCTCAAGGGCTGTGGCGTGTCGTTCCTGGACAGCCCTGGCAGCATGTTCCCGGCGGTGCTGCAGTACCTGCACAAGGACCCGAACAGCACCAACCCCGCCGACTACCAGGCCGCGCTGGCGGTGCTGCAGAAAGTGCGCCCCTATGTGCGGCAGTTCAACTCCTCCAGCTATATCAACGACCTGGCCAATAACGACGTGTGCGTGGCAGTGGGCTGGTCCGGCGATGTGGGCATTGCCGGCCGCCGCGCCAGGGAAGCGGGGCGCCCGTACGACATCCGCTACCTCAACCCGAAAGAGGGCGGCTTCATGTGGTTCGACGTGATGGTGATCCCCAGGGACGCGCCGCACGCCGACATGGCGCACAAGTGGATCAACTACATCCTCGACCCCAAGGTCAGCGCCAGCATTACCAGCGAGGTGTACTACCCCACCGCCAACCGCCTGGCACGCCAGCACCTGCCGGTATCCATCATCAACGACCCGACGGTGTTCCCGCCGCAGGCCGAGCTGCTGAAGATGGCGGTAATGAAGCAGGTGCCGCCGGAAATCCAGCGCCTGCAAAGCCGGCTGTGGCAGAAGCTGAAATCCGGCAACTAA
- a CDS encoding LysR family transcriptional regulator has protein sequence MDKMSALGMFVAAAEHGSFSLAADQLGKTPSAVTKAVAQLEAELGARLFERTTRRMALTEAGRIYLDSARQALMQLQLAGEEIEQLQHELRGSLRITAPPSFAPAFLSRVCGRFMQAHPQVRLEVDLNDNNDDLLDGGYDLALRDDPTEHPGLIVQPLLENRLLLCASPAYLARQGREVTLDNYTRHDWLILRHPLVSRSFWWVSYGGENIRLRQPVARLESDNYDFLLGCLLDGQGLQFIPNWSAAPYLRRGELMEVMVGQWRLQSAFGPWVHVLYLPHRRSTRKVREFIDILKRYLQECELIPPPSLPHP, from the coding sequence ATGGACAAGATGAGTGCGCTGGGCATGTTCGTGGCCGCCGCCGAACACGGCAGCTTCAGTCTGGCGGCCGACCAGCTGGGCAAGACGCCGTCGGCGGTCACCAAGGCGGTGGCGCAGCTGGAAGCGGAGCTGGGCGCACGGTTGTTCGAGCGCACCACCCGGCGCATGGCGCTGACCGAGGCAGGACGCATCTACCTGGACAGCGCCCGCCAGGCGCTGATGCAGCTGCAGCTGGCCGGCGAGGAGATCGAACAGCTGCAGCACGAGCTGCGCGGCAGCCTGCGCATCACCGCCCCGCCCTCGTTCGCCCCGGCCTTTCTGAGCCGCGTATGCGGCCGCTTCATGCAGGCGCATCCGCAGGTGCGGCTGGAGGTGGACCTGAACGACAATAACGACGACCTGCTGGACGGCGGCTACGATCTGGCGCTGCGCGACGACCCCACCGAGCACCCGGGGCTGATCGTGCAGCCGCTGCTGGAAAACCGCCTGCTGCTATGCGCCAGCCCGGCCTACCTGGCGCGCCAGGGGCGGGAAGTAACGCTGGACAACTACACCCGGCACGATTGGCTGATCCTGCGCCACCCGCTGGTGAGCCGCAGTTTCTGGTGGGTGAGCTACGGCGGCGAGAACATCCGCCTGCGCCAGCCGGTGGCACGGCTGGAAAGTGACAACTACGACTTTCTGCTGGGCTGCCTGCTCGATGGCCAGGGCCTGCAGTTCATTCCCAACTGGAGCGCGGCGCCCTACCTGCGGCGCGGCGAGCTGATGGAGGTGATGGTGGGCCAGTGGCGGCTGCAAAGCGCCTTCGGCCCCTGGGTGCATGTGCTGTACCTGCCGCACCGCCGCAGCACCCGCAAGGTGCGCGAGTTCATCGATATCCTGAAGCGCTACCTGCAGGAGTGCGAGCTGATTCCGCCCCCATCCCTGCCGCATCCCTAG
- a CDS encoding HD domain-containing phosphohydrolase gives MKKILVVDDEPNNLQLLRQVLREHYQLCFATDGETALAAAEQQRPDMVLLDIMMPGMDGYEVCRRLKRNAAIGHIPVIFITAMSESEDEARGFDAGGVDYIQKPVSAPVVLRRVQTHLSLVRARSLEDSQRETIYMMGMAGHYNDIDTGMHIWRMAAYCSYLARLAGWPEDEVERIELAAPMHDTGKIGIPDRILKAPRQLNDAEWQIMKTHSRIGYDILCRGHSPLFALAAQIALSHHERWDGSGYPQGLAGAAIPECGRIVALADVFDALTTKRPYKQPWSIETAAAEIALGDGRHFDPQLVALFSANLDGFAAIKHDWDIKEAELQAPGLNMLRLHEQQAMG, from the coding sequence ATGAAAAAGATACTGGTTGTGGACGACGAGCCGAACAATCTGCAGCTGTTGCGCCAGGTGCTGCGCGAGCATTACCAGCTGTGCTTCGCCACCGACGGTGAAACGGCGCTGGCGGCGGCGGAACAGCAGCGCCCGGACATGGTGCTGCTGGACATCATGATGCCGGGCATGGACGGCTACGAGGTGTGCCGGCGGCTGAAGCGCAATGCCGCCATCGGCCACATCCCGGTGATCTTCATCACCGCCATGAGCGAAAGCGAGGACGAGGCGCGCGGTTTCGACGCCGGCGGTGTGGACTACATCCAGAAGCCGGTTTCCGCACCGGTGGTGCTACGCCGGGTGCAGACGCACCTGTCGCTGGTGCGCGCCCGCTCACTGGAAGACAGCCAGCGCGAAACCATCTACATGATGGGCATGGCCGGCCACTACAACGATATCGACACCGGCATGCACATCTGGCGCATGGCGGCCTACTGCAGCTACCTGGCACGGCTGGCCGGCTGGCCGGAGGACGAAGTGGAGCGCATCGAGCTGGCCGCGCCGATGCACGACACCGGCAAGATAGGCATACCGGACCGCATCCTAAAAGCGCCGCGCCAGCTGAACGATGCCGAGTGGCAAATCATGAAGACCCACTCCCGGATCGGCTACGACATCCTGTGCCGCGGCCATTCGCCGCTGTTCGCGCTGGCGGCACAGATCGCCCTCAGCCACCACGAGCGCTGGGACGGCAGCGGCTACCCGCAGGGGCTGGCCGGTGCGGCTATTCCCGAATGCGGCCGCATCGTGGCGCTGGCCGACGTGTTCGACGCGCTCACCACCAAACGGCCGTACAAGCAGCCGTGGAGCATAGAAACCGCCGCTGCCGAGATTGCCCTCGGCGATGGCCGCCACTTCGACCCGCAGCTGGTGGCGCTGTTCAGCGCCAATCTGGACGGCTTTGCCGCCATCAAGCACGACTGGGACATCAAGGAAGCCGAGTTGCAAGCGCCCGGCCTGAACATGCTGCGGCTGCACGAACAGCAGGCGATGGGCTAG
- a CDS encoding extracellular solute-binding protein, whose amino-acid sequence MKSALHNKGVATLLAAGALTLATGPALAESQVVNVYNWANSIGKDTVANFEKTTGIKVEYQTFDSNDTVQAKLLTGSAQYDVVVPSNLYWTRQIPTGVFQQMDLKKIPNYGKLDPKIMNILKSADPTQRYGLPWAWGTDGMGINVEKVQAALGKNAPLDSLALFFDVNNLKKLKSCGVSIVDEPLDGFGIALLALHKDPNTTNRKDYDEAYKLLKTLRPYITQFNSSTYINDLAGGDVCLALGWSGDVNAARRAALAAKKPYHIRYVIPKEGAAVWFNMMSIPKNAPHPDAAHKFINFVLSERESANLTNDTNYPSAVPGANPLVSPEALADPMIYPTPEVFRRLYVGKPVAPDLMRYQNRLWTQLKSGIN is encoded by the coding sequence ATGAAATCCGCATTACACAACAAGGGCGTCGCCACCCTGTTAGCGGCAGGCGCGCTGACACTGGCTACCGGACCGGCCCTGGCGGAAAGCCAGGTGGTCAACGTTTACAACTGGGCCAATTCGATAGGCAAGGACACCGTTGCCAACTTCGAAAAAACCACCGGCATCAAGGTGGAATACCAGACCTTCGATTCCAACGACACGGTGCAGGCCAAGCTGTTGACCGGCAGCGCGCAGTACGACGTGGTGGTGCCGTCCAACCTGTACTGGACGCGGCAGATTCCCACTGGCGTGTTCCAGCAGATGGATCTGAAGAAGATTCCGAACTACGGCAAGCTCGACCCCAAGATCATGAACATTCTCAAGTCGGCGGACCCGACGCAGCGCTACGGCCTGCCGTGGGCCTGGGGTACCGACGGCATGGGCATCAACGTGGAAAAGGTGCAGGCGGCGCTGGGCAAGAACGCGCCGCTGGACAGCCTGGCGCTGTTCTTCGACGTCAACAACCTGAAGAAGCTGAAGAGCTGCGGCGTGTCCATCGTGGATGAGCCGCTGGACGGCTTCGGCATTGCGCTGCTGGCGCTGCACAAGGACCCGAACACCACCAATCGCAAGGATTACGACGAAGCCTACAAGCTGCTGAAGACGCTGCGCCCCTATATCACCCAGTTCAATTCCAGCACCTATATCAACGATCTGGCCGGTGGTGACGTATGCCTGGCGCTGGGCTGGTCCGGCGATGTGAACGCAGCGCGGCGCGCGGCGCTGGCGGCCAAGAAGCCGTACCACATCCGCTACGTGATTCCCAAGGAAGGCGCCGCGGTATGGTTCAACATGATGTCGATTCCCAAGAACGCGCCGCACCCGGATGCCGCGCACAAGTTCATCAACTTCGTGCTGTCCGAGCGTGAAAGCGCCAACCTGACCAACGACACCAACTATCCGTCGGCGGTGCCTGGCGCCAACCCGCTGGTAAGCCCGGAAGCGCTGGCCGACCCGATGATCTACCCGACGCCGGAGGTGTTCCGCCGCCTGTATGTGGGCAAGCCGGTGGCGCCGGACCTGATGCGCTACCAGAACCGGCTGTGGACGCAGCTGAAGAGCGGCATCAACTAA
- a CDS encoding C45 family peptidase gives MNVHTFSTDTPDAFFRGHQIGSRWQQQIQRSVALYLGFFPRLGIASEQVRAIGDASLSALEDWAPELAEEIKGVAAGAQLPLWQLACLNARTEVLAAAPASKEGECSTTVHAPAGSRAPRTLQTWDWHDSLVPDGLIMRLSTHQGMTVKLFTEFGMLGKIGVNSAGLGLHFNILHHASDNAHGGVPVHAVARRVLEEARSVAEAIELARSARVSASTVLTVFSCQDEAPARAASIELSPARTGLVYPDAAGWILHTNHFIETEQSLGERTPDVSTTYARYQHLQAVQGDMVADDIRTRAAAMCGPAGADAPICFHPDMSMPDTERWETLLTIGIDTEQCRLLYAAGNPTTLAANGYQQF, from the coding sequence GTGAACGTCCATACCTTTTCCACCGACACCCCGGACGCATTCTTTCGCGGCCACCAGATCGGCAGCCGCTGGCAACAGCAGATCCAGCGCAGCGTGGCGCTGTACCTGGGCTTCTTCCCGCGCCTCGGCATTGCCAGCGAGCAGGTGCGCGCCATTGGTGACGCCAGCCTGAGCGCGCTGGAAGACTGGGCGCCGGAGCTGGCCGAAGAAATCAAGGGCGTGGCCGCCGGCGCGCAGCTGCCGCTGTGGCAGCTGGCCTGCCTGAACGCCCGTACCGAGGTGCTGGCCGCCGCGCCGGCCAGCAAGGAAGGCGAGTGCTCCACCACCGTGCATGCCCCGGCCGGCAGCCGCGCTCCGCGCACGCTGCAAACCTGGGACTGGCACGACAGCCTGGTGCCGGACGGCCTGATCATGCGGCTGAGCACCCACCAGGGCATGACGGTGAAGCTGTTCACCGAGTTCGGCATGCTGGGCAAGATCGGCGTCAACAGCGCCGGGCTGGGTCTGCATTTCAATATCCTGCACCACGCCAGCGACAACGCCCACGGCGGCGTGCCGGTGCATGCGGTGGCACGGCGGGTGCTGGAAGAAGCGCGCAGCGTGGCCGAAGCCATCGAGCTGGCGCGCTCGGCGCGGGTCAGCGCCTCCACCGTGCTGACGGTGTTCAGCTGCCAGGACGAAGCTCCGGCACGCGCCGCCAGCATCGAGCTGAGCCCGGCGCGCACCGGCCTGGTGTACCCGGACGCCGCCGGCTGGATCCTGCACACCAACCACTTCATCGAAACGGAACAGAGCCTGGGCGAGCGCACGCCGGACGTGTCCACCACCTATGCGCGCTACCAGCACCTGCAGGCCGTGCAGGGCGACATGGTGGCCGACGACATCCGCACCCGCGCCGCCGCCATGTGCGGCCCGGCCGGCGCCGACGCGCCGATCTGCTTCCACCCGGACATGTCCATGCCGGACACCGAGCGCTGGGAAACCCTGCTCACCATCGGCATCGACACCGAGCAATGCCGGCTGCTGTATGCGGCGGGCAACCCGACCACGTTGGCCGCAAACGGCTACCAGCAGTTCTGA
- a CDS encoding LysR family transcriptional regulator: MTNLLLDPVLLKSFVAVVESGSFTRAGDRVHLSQSTVSQHLRRLEELLGCELLDRSGRYVVTTESGACLLVHARKLLTLMEEAVADMRDNQAQGEIHLGVPEDFAADLLTPLLAGFARDNPALRLEVASGLSNTLWQQFCAGSYDLVLIKQRQGHTLGTGAWPEPLAWLDSQAHPCWQQDPLPLVVFPVGGLYRDEMIHALESCGRRWRISYSSASLASLRSAVASGLGVSLLPARLAGAGHVRLDETQGFAALPPLELVLHCRPEPHQRVKALAARLVALCDEVMR; this comes from the coding sequence ATGACAAACCTGCTGCTGGACCCGGTATTGCTGAAGAGCTTTGTGGCGGTGGTGGAAAGCGGCAGCTTTACCCGTGCCGGCGACCGCGTACACCTGAGCCAGTCCACCGTCAGCCAGCATCTGCGCCGGCTGGAAGAACTCCTGGGCTGCGAGCTGCTGGACCGCAGCGGCCGCTACGTGGTGACCACGGAAAGCGGCGCCTGCCTGCTGGTGCACGCACGCAAACTGCTGACGCTGATGGAGGAAGCGGTAGCCGACATGCGCGACAACCAGGCGCAAGGCGAAATCCACCTCGGCGTGCCGGAAGACTTCGCCGCCGACCTGCTCACCCCGCTGCTGGCCGGCTTTGCCCGCGACAACCCGGCACTGCGGCTGGAAGTGGCCAGCGGGCTGAGCAACACGCTATGGCAGCAGTTCTGCGCCGGCAGCTACGACCTGGTGCTGATCAAGCAGCGCCAGGGCCACACCCTGGGCACCGGCGCCTGGCCGGAGCCGCTGGCCTGGCTGGACAGCCAGGCACACCCCTGCTGGCAGCAGGACCCGCTGCCGCTGGTAGTGTTTCCGGTGGGGGGGCTGTATCGCGACGAAATGATCCATGCGCTGGAAAGCTGCGGCCGGCGCTGGCGCATCAGCTACAGCAGCGCCAGCCTGGCCAGCCTGCGCTCGGCGGTGGCCAGCGGCCTGGGGGTGAGCCTGCTGCCGGCGCGCCTGGCCGGCGCCGGCCACGTGCGGCTGGACGAGACGCAAGGCTTTGCCGCGCTGCCGCCGCTGGAGCTGGTACTGCACTGCCGGCCGGAGCCGCACCAGCGGGTGAAGGCGTTGGCCGCAAGGCTGGTGGCGCTGTGTGATGAGGTAATGAGGTGA
- a CDS encoding cyanate transporter, producing the protein MTSSPRHLAQQADAASRSGSISHSRVPLTEALLLLALIALNLRPFLTSVGPVLELLRADTGLGYRAASVLTALPFVLMGVLAFAGARLAGGIGERRTIAVALLLLAAGCAARWWVQGGSGLIASAGLAGAGVAAIQALMPGVAKRLLPQHVGLAMGVYSAALVGGGALGAMGSPWLAQQGGWRLALAAWLLPALLALLLWLHRAEQAPQQHNYWQGSLLPFARNRRAWLLALYFGFTNSGYSSLVAWLPSFYREAGLPTQTAANLLAVLAVLQALAALAFPLLSRRHGDHRYWLWLALACQAAGLAGLAWAPLAAPWCWVMLAGVGLGGFFSLCLLLVLEHLPDAGSAGRLAAFVQGCGFLLTAAGPWLMGWWKERGGQFSGGWQWQLGIVLAMLLLTARFSPASYPRAMRGL; encoded by the coding sequence ATGACATCGAGCCCACGCCATCTGGCGCAACAAGCAGACGCAGCAAGCAGGAGCGGCAGTATCAGCCACAGCCGCGTGCCGCTGACGGAGGCCTTGCTGCTGCTGGCGCTGATCGCGCTCAATCTGCGCCCGTTCCTGACTTCGGTGGGGCCGGTGCTGGAGCTGCTGCGTGCCGATACCGGGCTTGGCTACCGCGCCGCCTCGGTGCTGACCGCCTTGCCCTTCGTGCTGATGGGCGTGCTGGCCTTTGCCGGTGCACGCCTGGCCGGTGGCATCGGCGAGCGCCGCACCATTGCCGTGGCGCTGCTGTTGCTGGCTGCCGGCTGCGCCGCGCGCTGGTGGGTGCAGGGCGGTAGCGGGCTGATTGCCAGTGCCGGGCTGGCCGGCGCCGGCGTGGCCGCCATCCAGGCGCTGATGCCCGGCGTGGCCAAGCGGCTGCTGCCGCAGCATGTCGGCCTGGCCATGGGGGTGTATTCCGCGGCGCTGGTGGGCGGTGGCGCGCTGGGCGCCATGGGCAGCCCTTGGCTGGCGCAGCAGGGCGGCTGGCGGCTGGCGCTGGCGGCATGGCTGCTGCCGGCATTGCTGGCGCTGCTGCTGTGGCTGCATCGCGCCGAGCAGGCGCCGCAGCAGCACAACTACTGGCAGGGCAGCCTGCTGCCCTTTGCGCGCAACCGCCGCGCCTGGCTGCTGGCGCTGTATTTCGGCTTCACCAACAGCGGCTATTCCAGCTTGGTGGCCTGGTTGCCATCGTTCTACCGCGAAGCCGGGCTGCCCACGCAGACTGCGGCCAACCTGCTGGCGGTGCTGGCAGTGTTGCAGGCGCTGGCGGCGCTGGCGTTCCCGCTGCTGTCGCGCCGCCATGGCGATCACCGTTACTGGCTGTGGCTGGCGCTGGCTTGCCAGGCGGCGGGGCTGGCCGGGCTGGCGTGGGCGCCGCTGGCGGCACCGTGGTGCTGGGTAATGCTGGCCGGCGTTGGGCTGGGTGGGTTCTTTTCGCTGTGCCTGCTGCTGGTGCTGGAGCATCTGCCGGATGCCGGCAGTGCCGGCCGGCTGGCCGCCTTCGTGCAGGGCTGCGGCTTTCTGCTTACCGCCGCCGGCCCCTGGCTGATGGGCTGGTGGAAGGAGCGCGGCGGCCAGTTCAGCGGCGGCTGGCAGTGGCAGCTGGGCATCGTGCTGGCGATGCTGCTGCTGACGGCAAGGTTTTCTCCGGCCAGCTACCCGCGAGCCATGCGCGGTCTGTAG